Proteins encoded within one genomic window of Anopheles gambiae chromosome 3, idAnoGambNW_F1_1, whole genome shotgun sequence:
- the LOC1272668 gene encoding endophilin-B1 isoform X4 produces the protein MNIKMPDFDVKKFVKGAGSTLSRVVQLTEEKLGTSEKTEMDARFEHLSERSDSAKLWTEKIMRDTEAALIPNPANRVEDFIFEKIEKQKPKRLSNLEYLGLDMIEGGGEFGQDGPYGSALIKVGQAEQKLGSCERDFIGSAGMCFIQPLKKFLEGEMKTITKEKGVLESKRLDLDACKNRVRKARSMIGQQAAERDLRVAQSEFDRQAEITKLLLEGISTTQATHLRYLHSLVEAQVRYYGQCNKIMSDLQRELVSMRPPTPRLRVNSEDVDLTCGPPYLSKFQSQDSSQHYQQTITLHPAIPMTSGQPPLSISPAAFPIVEDSIIAALVANSDPSDISVL, from the exons ATGAATATCAAAATGCCGGACTTTGATGTGAAGAAGTTTGTAAAAGGGGCTGGCTCTACACTATCGCGTGTGGTGCAG CTTACAGAAGAGAAGCTAGGGACATCGGAAAAAACAGAGATGGATGCCCGTTTCGAGCATTTGAGTGAACGTTCCGACTCGGCTAAATTGTGGACGGAAAAAATCATGCGTGACACGGAGGCAGCACTTATACCGAATCCGGCAAATCGAGTGGAGGACTTTATATTTgagaaaatcgaaaaacagAAGCCTAAACGTTTGAGTAATCTGGAATACCTTGGATTGGACATGATAGAAGGGGGTGGAGAATTCGGACAGGACGGACCGTACGGCAGTGCTTTGATCAAAGTGGGGCAGGCTGAGCAAAAGCTCGGTTCTTGTGAACGTGATTTCATCGGTTCTGCTGGCATGTGTTTTATTCAGCCACTGAAAAAATTCTTGGAAGGAGAAATGAAAACTATCACTAAAGAGAAAGGTGTGCTCGAGAGTAAACG TTTGGATTTGGATGCATGCAAGAATCGGGTCCGTAAAGCGCGCAGTATGATTGGCCAGCAAGCG gCCGAAAGAGATTTACGAGTGGCACAATCTGAATTTGACCGACAGGCTGAAATAACGAAATTGCTGCTAGAAGGAATTAGCACGACGCAAGCCACCCATTTGCGCTACCTGCACTCCTTAGTGGAAGCTCAAGTCCGTTACTACGGccaatgcaataaaattatGTCGGACTTACAACGAGAGCTAGTTAG CATGCGTCCTCCAACGCCACGATTAAGAGTAAACAGTGAAGATGTAGATCTTACCTGTGGCCCGCCCTATTTAAGCAAATTTCAATCACAAGACAGCTCACAACACTACCAACAGACCATAACATTACATCCCGCAATCCCGATGACATCCGGGCAGCCTCCTCTTAGTATATCTCCTGCAGCATTTCCTATCGTGGAAGACAGTATTATAGCGGCTCTTGTAGCCAACAGTGATCCAAGTGACATTTCCGTGCTATAG
- the LOC1272668 gene encoding endophilin-B2 isoform X2, producing the protein MNIKMPDFDVKKFVKGAGSTLSRVVQLTEEKLGTSEKTEMDARFEHLSERSDSAKLWTEKIMRDTEAALIPNPANRVEDFIFEKIEKQKPKRLSNLEYLGLDMIEGGGEFGQDGPYGSALIKVGQAEQKLGSCERDFIGSAGMCFIQPLKKFLEGEMKTITKEKGVLESKRLDLDACKNRVRKARSMIGQQAKDGISPEVTLEQAERDLRVAQSEFDRQAEITKLLLEGISTTQATHLRYLHSLVEAQVRYYGQCNKIMSDLQRELVSMRPPTPRLRVNSEDVDLTCGPPYLSKFQSQDSSQHYQQTITLHPAIPMTSGQPPLSISPAAFPIVEDSIIAALVANSDPSDISVL; encoded by the exons ATGAATATCAAAATGCCGGACTTTGATGTGAAGAAGTTTGTAAAAGGGGCTGGCTCTACACTATCGCGTGTGGTGCAG CTTACAGAAGAGAAGCTAGGGACATCGGAAAAAACAGAGATGGATGCCCGTTTCGAGCATTTGAGTGAACGTTCCGACTCGGCTAAATTGTGGACGGAAAAAATCATGCGTGACACGGAGGCAGCACTTATACCGAATCCGGCAAATCGAGTGGAGGACTTTATATTTgagaaaatcgaaaaacagAAGCCTAAACGTTTGAGTAATCTGGAATACCTTGGATTGGACATGATAGAAGGGGGTGGAGAATTCGGACAGGACGGACCGTACGGCAGTGCTTTGATCAAAGTGGGGCAGGCTGAGCAAAAGCTCGGTTCTTGTGAACGTGATTTCATCGGTTCTGCTGGCATGTGTTTTATTCAGCCACTGAAAAAATTCTTGGAAGGAGAAATGAAAACTATCACTAAAGAGAAAGGTGTGCTCGAGAGTAAACG TTTGGATTTGGATGCATGCAAGAATCGGGTCCGTAAAGCGCGCAGTATGATTGGCCAGCAAGCG AAGGATGGAATATCGCCAGAGGTGACATTAGAACAG gCCGAAAGAGATTTACGAGTGGCACAATCTGAATTTGACCGACAGGCTGAAATAACGAAATTGCTGCTAGAAGGAATTAGCACGACGCAAGCCACCCATTTGCGCTACCTGCACTCCTTAGTGGAAGCTCAAGTCCGTTACTACGGccaatgcaataaaattatGTCGGACTTACAACGAGAGCTAGTTAG CATGCGTCCTCCAACGCCACGATTAAGAGTAAACAGTGAAGATGTAGATCTTACCTGTGGCCCGCCCTATTTAAGCAAATTTCAATCACAAGACAGCTCACAACACTACCAACAGACCATAACATTACATCCCGCAATCCCGATGACATCCGGGCAGCCTCCTCTTAGTATATCTCCTGCAGCATTTCCTATCGTGGAAGACAGTATTATAGCGGCTCTTGTAGCCAACAGTGATCCAAGTGACATTTCCGTGCTATAG